GTTTTGAATGAACAACTTCAGCTATGAGAGACTTCACAGTAACCTGCAGTACCTGAAGCTGAATACTATTGAAGAGCTCTTTGACAACTACCTTGAAATTGCTGCAAGAGACAGCAAGACAACAATGGAAGTCCTTGATTATCTGTTTGAACAGGAAAAGAAACGCAGAGAAGCTGCTGCAATTGAGAGAAGGATGAAGATTGCAGCTTTTCCTGTGAAAAAGACGCTTGAAGAATTCGATTTTGAGTTTCAGTTATCTATTGATAAAAAAGTCATAGAAGACCTTGCAACCTTGAGATTTGTTCATAATGCAGAAAACGTTGTTTTGCTCGGTCCTCCTGGCGTTGGAAAGTCGCATCTTGCAATTGCTCTTGGAATTGAAGCGGTAAAAGCAGGAATTTCGGTTTACTTTACCAATACAGGAAACCTTATTGAAAGGTTGAAATTAGCAAATAGAGAAGGAACGCTTGAAAAGAAACTCAGGGACTTGATGAAATATAAAGTGCTGATAGTTGATGAAATAGGATATCTTCCATTTGACGAAGAAGGAGCTCACTGCTTATTTCAGCTAATCTCCAGACGTTATGAAAAGTGTTCAACGATCCTGACATCATAACAAGTCATATGGAGAATGGGGAGAGATATTCCAGGATCAAGTAATAGCGGCTGCTGTGCTGGATCGCATACTCCATCATTCTACTACGATTAACATAAAAGGAGAGAGTTACAGGCTAAAGGAAAGGAAAAAACAGGGAATAAAAATGGGAAATATGTATCAGTGACTTTTAGAGTAAACTTTTAAAAAATTGAGTAAAATTTATATCAGCATATGAGGAAATTTATACCGGCTAATGTGAGGAAAAGTAAACCGGCCTTGACAGTTAGTGCATCAGATCTTACTGATGACGTTTTAGGGCGAACTCTTGATAAGATCTACGAAGTAGATCCTACTCAACTGTTCATGAAAATTTCCATGAAAATGATGGAAATTGTGAACCTTAAGGTTATACAACTTCATTGCGATGATACCAATTTCAGCGTTCATGGAAACTATGAACCTGAAGATGGTAGCTCTGCCATTGAACTCACTTATGGTCACGCAAAAGATAAGAGATATGATTTGAAGCGTTTTTCAATGGGGATGATTGTAAATCAGTATGGTATGCCATTATTTACACAGGCTTATTCTGGAAATTCATCCGACAAAGAAACCATAGTAGAAGCCATGAAAAGACTTAAGGAAAACATAGAGTTCCCTGATGATGTTTATTTCATAGCTGATAGCTCTCTGTATTCTGAAGATAATGTCAAAGCATTAAAAGACATGAAGTGGATCACTCGCGTTCCCTCAACTATACATCTTTGTAAAGAGCTACTGATTTCTGATATTGAGTTTAAACAGGGGAAAGACTCACGCTACTCGTTTTATGAAACAATGGTTGAATATGGTGACATAAAACAAAAATGGGTAGTTGTTCACTCCACCGAGATGCATAAAAGAAAAGACATTACTCTTGAAAAGAAAATAAAAAAGATAGTCAAGGAAGCTCAGAAAGAGCTTAAAGAGCTGAAAAAAATAGAGTTTGCATGTGAAGAGGACACAAGAGCAGCCCTAGAAAGATGGAAAAAGGAAAACCCTTACTGTTTGCTGGAAACAGTTGACATCTCCACGGTATCAAAACGAGAAAATAGCAAAAAGGGCAGACCAAAAAAGGGTGAAAAACTTGTCACTCATTATGTTGTAGATGCAAAAGCTATCAGGAATGAAGAACTCGTACAGCATGAAAAAAAGTATCATGGAAGATTTATAATCGGAAGCAGTGACCTGAATCTTGATGCTGAAGAGATGTTGGAAAAATACAAAAATCAGAGTAAAGTGGAAAAAGGATTCAGGTTCATAAAGGACAAAAGTTTCAGGGTTTCTGAGGTGTATCTTAAGAAACCCGAAAGAATTGAAGCATTGTCAATGATCATGGTTTTAACTCTGATGGTTTACTCTGTAGCAGAATGGAAGCTGAGAGAAAAACTAAAAGAAACAGGGGAATCAATACCGAACCAGGTTAAGAAACAAACTCAAAAGCCGACGTTGAAATGGGTTTTCATGTTGATGAGGGGGATTACGGAAGTGGAAGTAAAAACGAAATCAAAAACGAAAATTCAAGTTGCCAACTTGGATGAGATAAAAGAGAAATTAATAAGGTTGATGGGAAAGAGTTGTGAAAAATACTATTTTTGAGATGAGGGTTACGCTCATTAACTAAAAAATCTCAAAGGTTTCAGGTAGCACAAGTAGCGGATGCTATTATGGAATTCAGGAAATACCAGTCATACAGTATGAAAAATATGAGCATAGTGACAAATTCAGTTTATTCTGTTTTAAGAATCAACGAATTTGCCATAATAAAGATCAATTATTATTGAACAGTAAAATATTTAATAAAAATTATTTTGTTTTTGTGGACATTTGCGGAATGTCGGATACTGTTCTTTAGCTGTACTTTTAGTGGGGATCCCACATTCCGCAGTATTTTTTTCAAAAATCGTAACTATTCAGCCACTGATAAAAAAAGTATGTTTTTTCAGCAAAATGCTGCAATCCTTCAGGATAATAGCGGCGCTCCGTTGAGCACCGCTATAATAGCATCCATTACATTCATTCCATTCTTTTTAATTGAGGATATGTATGCCCTAATTCTGCAGAAAGCTACCGCTCCTTCTATGCTTCGGAAAGTTCCCGAAATTTTCTGTTGTAGCTTCATCATTCTGATATCTCGCTCTGCTTGATTGTTATCAAACGAAACTCTCAGGTTATTGAGGAATCTCAGAATCGGTTCTTTGTGTCTTATGAACCTATCAAGGAGATTCTTTGCTTTTGTTTGTGCTGGTCTTCCTCTCTTTTTCACCTGATCTTTTGAGGGATCAGGTGGTGGATTTTCCTCGATTCCTTCTTGAATTATTGCATCGTATATTCTCTCGAATTCCCTTACTTTTTCTGGATCTATTGGAATTTCCATCTCTCTGCATCCATCAGTATACTTCTTCATCTCACTGAGGAGTTCATTAATCTCTTTAGCCCATTGCTGTTTAAAATTCTCTTCAATCCCAGTAAGTTCCCTTTTAAGATGAGCGTTGCACAGAGCATGTTCACATCCATACTTGTTGTATGAAGCAAGCCCATCATGAACTGCTACTCCCTTGTATTGCGGAAGAAATCCCAGAGCATCCATTGCTTCTGTCCCTCTTTTTGGATGTGCGAAATAGTAGGTCCACAGACTGTTTGATACTACATGAAGCCACCATTTAGTCCCTAAAATTCTCATCCCTGTCTCATCACAATGTGCAGAATAGGAAGCTAATAAATGTTCCATAGCAGCTTTTTCAAAAGGTTCCAGGTTCTGGAAACATTCCTTTTCCGCTCTTTTTATGATAGCTGGGCTGATACGTATACCGTATACATCCTCTACTAAATCACAAATCCTTTCATAAGGAATCAATTGATAGTTCCTAAAATACATAATTGAGGCTAAAAGACGAGGACCATATTGAATTGGGAATTTTATAGACTCTGGAAAAGAGCCTTTGTTAACTTTTCCGCAGTGAGGACACTTCTTGATTTCACAACGATGCTCAGTAAATATGATTTTCACAGGAGGAATTTCAGCTTCTTGTCTGCGTTCATAGTCATTAACTTCAGTATCTTCAAGATGATGACCACAATTTTCACAGCAGTGAGGTGAATGGACTATGACATAATCAGGATTCTAAGTCATTTCAAGAGTTTTCCCAGAATGGCCTTTTTGACCACCAGGTTTTTTGCCACTACTTTTACGGAGACTCGTAGGTTTAGGTTTTTCATTACAAAAAACATCAGTAGAAGGAGGTTTACTGCTATTTTGGCTGTTTTGATTTAAACGAGCCTCTAAAATTCTTACACGCTCTTCAAGTTCAGCAATCTGAGAAGATTGTTTCTCTATGATATACTCAAGTCTCTGGATTACAGCAATAACTGCTTCAGGACCAGCTTCATAGATTTCAAGGATCTCTTCACGTGTAAGCATGATGTTGAAAAAAGAGAGTTATTTTATATGCAACTTTTCCTCGGAACGAGGAAAAAATTGCTTTTATTAAGGGTATGGCTGAATAGTTACCAAAAATCAATATTTTCCCTGATAGCATTTTTGAAACAAATCAAATTAATTTGGACTTTTAATGGAACCTGGTGAAAATTGAATGATATCGTTTTTTTGTCTTTATGATACACCATATAACTGCTTTACCTCCTGCATAAAAGTCCAATAAATCCACGTTTTATTGAAAATCGATAGCAGGAAAAATTGTGAATATGCAAAAATTTACTGCGGAAAGTGGGTTGAGGTCAAGACCTTTACTTTTATGTTTGCTAAAAATATCACGGAAATTAAGCTTTTCATAAAAGAGTTGGACGACAAGAATCGATCCAATAGAAACACATATATTCTTGTGAGGAATTGTAGGGAACGCTTTCTGTTTTGTGATGTTCATTTAACCGAATTACACAAAATAGAGAGCACTTATTTTTATATTACTGTCAAAGTCAGGTTGAATACAACAATAAGCACAGAACCATTTCCATTGCAAGTGCTTCTATTCTTGATTCTTTTTTCAGGTACACCTCAGACACTTTGAAACTTTCAAGGGCGGTTAATTTTTTTCCATTTTTGGCTTTTAAAGCGTTTTGGTGATTTTTGGCATAAGCTCATCTCTCTTTTTGATGGGGCAGTTTACTTGATAAACGCTTTAATTTTTGTCAAGTTGGCAAGATCCTCATTAAAGGATTCAAGGTTGCATCTTGGTGTTTCCAAAGTTATGTTTTTAGAAAGTATGAGTGAGACATATTGCATTAAAAACCCAAAGTCATAATTTCCTTCTCCTATTGCTAGGTGCTCATCTTTTTCGTTAGCCAAGTTTCCATCTGAAATATGAAAGTAAGAGGGGTTTAATTTTAAAAATTCTTTGATGTATTTTTTGTAGTCTCTGTTTAAACTAACAGCAGCTTTAATTGCATGATTCATATCAAAACAAAACCCAAATTTTGATCCCATAAGTTCAGAAATTTGCCCTGGAGAATAACCCACCATTACTTCATCAAAAAGTCCAACTTTGGGCATGTTTTCAATTAAGATCCGTTTGTCATCGATACATTCCAAAAACTCTATCGACGAAGCTAGAGAACCGAATCCAGGATGAAGGATTAAATAGTCAACTTTAAGTTGATCGGCCCATTCAATGCAGTTCTGAATTGCTTTAAGGTTATAATCCTTTTTATCCCTGTCAGCAATGTTCACACCGTATCTTTCCGTTGTTATGTGAATTGTATAAGGCAGGTCGTAAGAAAGAAATGCATCTATTTCTGAACCGGGTATTGGAGTCAATTCAATGTATTGAAATACATCATCCTTTATCAGTTGCTCTGCCTGTAGGAGCGTGTCTTGGTTGATGGACCAGAGTTTTAAGCCGAAGTTCATTTATATCCCCCTGAAATATTTAAATATTCATCCTATAAGATCCCAGTTGAGAGGGGTCCCTTTAGTAACAGCCTTTGCAGCTTTTTTGCCCAGGACATCGTTCAGATATTTGGTGTGAAGTCCAAAACCGGGCCTAATAGACTTTATATTTTTCTCAGAAAACACTTCTCCCTCTTTCATATCTTCTACGACAAAAAGAGATCGAGAAAACTCACGGCTTTTCTTCATCTTGTCCGTTAATTCATAACTGACTTCTCCAAGAGCTTTTTCAACTTCTCTTACCGCTTCAACCATTGCCTTAAACTCCTGGGGTTCAAGAGAAAATGCAGCATCTGGCCCACCCAAACTCCGGTCAAGTATAAAGTGCTTTTCGACTATTTTTGCTCCAAGAGCTACAGCTGCAATCGGTACTGATATCCCAAGGGTATGATCGGATAAACCTACGACTGTCTTAAAAGTGTCCTTAAGGTTTGGGATTGTGTTCAAGTTTACGTCCTCAAGAGGGGACGGATATGCAGATGTACATTTTAATAGTGCAACCTGTTCGTTTCCCATCCTTTTGCAGGCGTTTAAGGCTTCTTCAATATCTGCAAGCGTGGCGATACCTGTAGAAATAATTACTGGTTTCCCTTTTGAGGCAATGTATTCTATGAGAGTTATGTCAGTAATTTCAAATGAAGCGACTTTGTAGGCAGGTACGTTCATTTTCTCCAGAAAATCAACGGCAGTTTTGTCAAAAGGAGAGGAGAAACATAAGAGTCCTAAGTCTTCAGCTATCTTTTTTAACTCCGGTTGCCATTCCCACGGAGTGTAGGCTTCCTGATATAGCTTGTAAAGGGTTCTGCCATCCCACAAAGTTCCTTGCTTAATCCTGAAATATTCATTCTCTGAGTCAATAGTTATTGTGTCTGCTGTATAGGTCTGGAGCTTGACTGCATCAGCTCCGGTTTCCTTTATGGATTTTATGGTTTTTACAGCAAGATCAAAATCATGGAGATGATTAGCAGATAATTCTGCGATTATAAATGTATGTTTACTGTTTCCAATTAACTTGTTCCCAATTTTGATTTCCATCTCTTTCAGTCCTCATTTATTTATTATCCCCATAATTATGACGTTAAGCCATTTCCCATCTTTACATACAAATTCCTTAAGTATCCCTTCTTCTTCAAAACCCATTTTTTTGTAAAAATCTATTGATCTTTCGTTATTCTCTATAACTTCGAGCTTCAATGAATGCAGCTCAAAGATATCGAAGGCCACTTTTTTTAGACAATTGCTAAGTAAACTGCCTTTATTCTTCATTTCACAAAATGGATTTGAATATATGCCCAGGTAGGCATTTTTATTTTTTATGTTTATATTGTTTAAGGAAATAACACCTATAAATCCTTCATCTTTATAGACAATCCAGTAAAAATTCTTATTATCTTTTTGCAAATTTTCTAAGAAATTAAAATGTTCTTCCTGAGATATAATTTCATCTGAGTACATCCATTTTCTGATCCTCTCGTCGTTTCTGCATTCTCTTACCATTTCTTTTTCTTCTATTGAAGCATTGGTAAAGTTTGTTAAGAGAATCCCATTAAATGAAAAGTTTTCTTTTAGATTCATCATTCGTGATCCTTAGTCTGAGAAATTGATGTACATAAGTAAATTTTTGATTTTTTCCTATTATTATATGCTTTCAACAATTTACTGTAAAATTTGTTAGACCACTACCATTCTATTCATCATAATTTCAACAATCTCAAATCAAATGGTTCATCAATATCAACTGTCTCTCTCCTCCATCACCAAAAAACCAACATTTCCATCAACGATTTCATTTTTTTCCATTAAAATATCTGGTCGTGGGGTGAGTTACTGAAAACCGTAAGCATAAGAATCTCTCTACATTTTTCCTAAATACGGAGGACTTCAACTACCATATTGTCCATCCCCCATCAACTACGATATTCTCACCATTAATGTAATTGGAGGCATTTGAAGATAGTAACACAATTACACCTTTCAAATCATCTGGGGACCCTATTCTTTTTAGTGGAACTTTATTTTCAAGCATCTCTATAAATTTTTTATTTTTTTGAACATCTAAATTTGGAAAGGGGCCTGGAGAAACAGAATTTGAAGTAATTCCAAATTTTCCATAGACGCCTGCTATATATCTCGTAAACTGTATCACTGCAGCTTTACCAGCACCGTAATTTGCAGGGTTATAATAGTTGTTACCTTCATAGATTGATACATCAGGTGAAACCATTCCGTACATAGAAGCAATATTGATTATTTTTCCATAATTATTTTCCAGCATGTATGGTAAAACCGCTTTTGTGCACCTATATACCGAGTTGATACTTCCATCAATTCCTTTATTCCATTCATTGTCATCCATCGAAAGCAATTCTTTACCTGCTCCATAATACGCATTATTAATTAGTACGTCTATTTTACCAAACCTTTGAACTATATAATCAATATTTTTTTTTATATTTCCGAAATCAGACGTATCCAGTTCAAGAGGATGGTTTTGGTTTCCAAACTTTTCAAAAAGATCTTTTGCAACTTCTTCGGTTTTTCCAAAGCTCCTGCTACTTATAACAAGGGTGGCTCCAAATTCTGCAAGTGCTTCACACATTATCTTCCCTAAATATCCACTGCCACCTGTTACTAAAATTACTTTCCCACTTAAATCGAACATCTCTTTTAAGAGCATACACTTTTCACCATTTCCTTGGGTCAATAACGTTTTCATTTATGTTTGCAAATGCAGACATATCTATGCCTGGTGTATCATTAGATTCAAAGTCTTTAATATTTTGATTCAATTGTTGAAGAGAATCCACCCCAATAACTATGGAATCAATTTCCTCTATTGATTTTACGAAATCTAATGCCAATTTTGAGATCGTTACTTTTTTCTCCTCCGCCAGTTGATCTAGTTTGATTAAATAATTCTTTGCATGGGTCAAATTTGTGGGCAAATTTCTCCTATCTTTAAAAAACAATCCTTGCAAAAAAACGCTTCTTGAAAAAATGATAAAATTTTTTTCCTTTAATCTTTTCAATAACGAATTGCTAAGAAATCTTTGATCAAAAATATTTAATGGAATTTGTATTGTATCAAAAGCATTCATTTGCATGACTTTTTCAGCTTCATTAGGCGTATAAATAGATACTCCTAAATTATCAATAAGTCCATCTCTTTTGGCTTTCTTTAAGCTGGGAAGAAGTTCATCGTAAAAAAAAATGTCCTGAAAATCATGTATGAGGTAGTTATCAATACATTCTATATCTAAATTATATGCAGACTTTTCAATACTCTCATAAATTATTCTCTCTATATCTTTTTTACTAACATTATTTTTACTCAACGATTCCAATTTCGATGTAATATAACATTTGGAATGTTTGGTTTTTAAAAAATTA
The Methanosarcina sp. WWM596 DNA segment above includes these coding regions:
- a CDS encoding TIM barrel protein; the encoded protein is MNFGLKLWSINQDTLLQAEQLIKDDVFQYIELTPIPGSEIDAFLSYDLPYTIHITTERYGVNIADRDKKDYNLKAIQNCIEWADQLKVDYLILHPGFGSLASSIEFLECIDDKRILIENMPKVGLFDEVMVGYSPGQISELMGSKFGFCFDMNHAIKAAVSLNRDYKKYIKEFLKLNPSYFHISDGNLANEKDEHLAIGEGNYDFGFLMQYVSLILSKNITLETPRCNLESFNEDLANLTKIKAFIK
- the pseI gene encoding pseudaminic acid synthase → MEIKIGNKLIGNSKHTFIIAELSANHLHDFDLAVKTIKSIKETGADAVKLQTYTADTITIDSENEYFRIKQGTLWDGRTLYKLYQEAYTPWEWQPELKKIAEDLGLLCFSSPFDKTAVDFLEKMNVPAYKVASFEITDITLIEYIASKGKPVIISTGIATLADIEEALNACKRMGNEQVALLKCTSAYPSPLEDVNLNTIPNLKDTFKTVVGLSDHTLGISVPIAAVALGAKIVEKHFILDRSLGGPDAAFSLEPQEFKAMVEAVREVEKALGEVSYELTDKMKKSREFSRSLFVVEDMKEGEVFSEKNIKSIRPGFGLHTKYLNDVLGKKAAKAVTKGTPLNWDLIG
- the pseH gene encoding UDP-4-amino-4,6-dideoxy-N-acetyl-beta-L-altrosamine N-acetyltransferase; translation: MMNLKENFSFNGILLTNFTNASIEEKEMVRECRNDERIRKWMYSDEIISQEEHFNFLENLQKDNKNFYWIVYKDEGFIGVISLNNINIKNKNAYLGIYSNPFCEMKNKGSLLSNCLKKVAFDIFELHSLKLEVIENNERSIDFYKKMGFEEEGILKEFVCKDGKWLNVIIMGIINK
- a CDS encoding SDR family oxidoreductase produces the protein MLLKEMFDLSGKVILVTGGSGYLGKIMCEALAEFGATLVISSRSFGKTEEVAKDLFEKFGNQNHPLELDTSDFGNIKKNIDYIVQRFGKIDVLINNAYYGAGKELLSMDDNEWNKGIDGSINSVYRCTKAVLPYMLENNYGKIINIASMYGMVSPDVSIYEGNNYYNPANYGAGKAAVIQFTRYIAGVYGKFGITSNSVSPGPFPNLDVQKNKKFIEMLENKVPLKRIGSPDDLKGVIVLLSSNASNYINGENIVVDGGWTIW
- a CDS encoding aldo/keto reductase; amino-acid sequence: MISRLTLGTAQLGLDYGINNLVGKPKKREALKILEYAYLNNINSFDTASAYGDSESIVGNFLKTKHSKCYITSKLESLSKNNVSKKDIERIIYESIEKSAYNLDIECIDNYLIHDFQDIFFYDELLPSLKKAKRDGLIDNLGVSIYTPNEAEKVMQMNAFDTIQIPLNIFDQRFLSNSLLKRLKEKNFIIFSRSVFLQGLFFKDRRNLPTNLTHAKNYLIKLDQLAEEKKVTISKLALDFVKSIEEIDSIVIGVDSLQQLNQNIKDFESNDTPGIDMSAFANINENVIDPRKW